In the Microplitis mediator isolate UGA2020A chromosome 5, iyMicMedi2.1, whole genome shotgun sequence genome, ATACAACAATTTCTACTGAACTCTTGATTTAAAacttcacaataatttttatcaaaccaAGTTATTTCATTGTTTGAAATAGAATCTTCGTCCATTGGACTCTCAACATCATTGAGATCATTCATTATTTCATCATTCAATGTTTCGTCACCAGAAACATCATTTAGATCTTGATCATCACTACAATCTAAAGTTTCTTCTTTACATTCATGATTTTCAGtctctttaatatttttgctaCTCTTTATATCACCGATAGTCTTGAAGTATATGCTGTGGTCATACCGATAAGCTTCTAAGCACGAATTATCAACACGGCTATTAGATTGATAATTGAATGTACCacagcaatttatttttctcacttcATCAGGAATTCGTGTTACTCGTCTCGATGATGATCCAGTTAGAGTATGAAAACTTGGCGAATGACGCCATGATTCATCATCTGGTTCTTTTTGCATTGTCATGCAGCCGCGAGACAATCTTTGAGGATATAAACGATTGTAACCACGTGCTATTGATGTCCAACGATCTAAACGTTGTAATACATATTCACTTTCTTCAGTTAACCAATCCATCAAACCTTTTTGAAATGAAACAACGTCTTCAgttatcatcatcattgtttataacttataacactttattactttttagatttttttaccaaaataaaaGTGAGAATGATGATGATGGCGAATAAAATGACATTTGCTGGGAATTTAGTATGATcttgaatttatattgagCTTAGATGAAGCACTAGGTAGTAAGAAGCCATTCATTTAGTAGTGTTACTGTCACAGTAATCTTCGTTGACCGTGAACACGATCGATTTTTaaggtttttcatttttaccaaTGTCAGGTGGATTACCTTCTAATGCATGTCAATTACATCATAGTATTAGGTAATATATTCCGGTGAGACGTATTAAATCTAAAAGAAGACTTGCaattttatagataatttattgCAACGATTGAAtaataaggaataaaatttattaaaaatagaacaattaaaataatttaatattaaagataaaataattaaatgaactaATGATAGAATAAATTAACTTATGATAGAATCAAagagtatatttttaactttgagtacACAAAAATCCCACTTGGAgttggttttaaaaaaaaaatacaaatggTGGGGGATTTCTGGGATTGTTAGGAACATTAATGCCAAAGTTCACGCCTTGTCCGTAAGTCTCATTATGTCAAAACGAAAGTATTTTAATCTTTCACCCCAGTAAAACCCCCCTTGGAGTTAGTTTTTGGAAAATTACCCAAGGCAGTGAATTCGTAAGATTGTTGAGAATATTCGCGCCAAAGTTCAAGGCTGTAATCCGAATGATGAAGAAATGCGAGTATATTACCTCACTGAAACCCCCCTCGGAGTTAggtttcggaaaaaaataaagctaaataaataaaagctaaAGTTCAAGGAGGTCAAATTGCGGTAAAAGAATTGACCACCACGCGCATTCAAAGATAATCAACAGCAGTTTCAGCGAAGCATATATTTAACAGTGTCAAGGGATAAGGAAAATTAAAACGGTTCCATCCAAAGTATTCCAGGAATACAAGGATTTATACATGATAATCCAATTGATAACTATACTGAAGATAAAACACAAACAATTAGTACATATCATCATAATAACTTCAATCAGCATTCCTTCCCTATAGGCAAgtccttaaaaataaaaatagcctGTTGAATAGAATTCAGAAAACACTAATATCTTTTGTTTAATAGATTTAGAGCTTAAAGCTTACAGTCTACACTGCTGACTAACATATTTACATAGTCAGTAAtcgtttgtttattattactactactaaatttaaatttaagaaataacATCTCGCTCTTTTTTACCATACTGCAAAATTCTGTTAGCTTTTGGTTACCttgcattaaataaaaaaatacacacagACAATGGGTGATGATAACACTTATAACAAGAAAAAAGGGTTAAACTCACCTACTCTCAAAGCAATGAAACCAGGAACATCAAGACGAAAATAGATCAATCTCCGAGTTTTAGAGCTCAAGCATGAATGATGGAGAACAATAATAGATACGAGGAGGGAAACGAAGagctttttataaaatttctattacaattaaatttaacttagttttaaaaaattacaatatactTATTGCATTTTCACTAAGCATCTGTTCATATAGTAGAGACTCTAtacttttcattaaaatattttttttctgttagtCCACGTTTAATTTctatgaataattattcatagaagcattgataataaatactaatgcCACGATGTATTACAGGATATACTATGTAAACATCGAACAAGGTATTTATCACTCTGTCAAATATCAGAGGAGTACTCGTACTAAAATTGCTTTCAAcattggaatataacacttctgaaataagtgtCTTATCAGGGACACTACAACTGttgggcgcgatctcgtggcgagcatcgAACTACTTCCGTTGCTGCTTATAGCACCGATGACTTCCCTctcctacatatatacatatataactttattcCCAAGTTATTTTCCTCTTAGTTTAagcatttttttcttggttggagcatacaaaaatttttgcgttcaaaaaatagtacttattccgagaaaatttattgtcttcaaacaaaaaaatctgggcgtcggttggccctgcgggccagccccaaaacttcccgctgttttcgagctcaaggagcttgaaaacatcactgtgaatatatttccaagctcgaaaatgctattacatgcaattatttttttatgagcttttcaagctctaacaagttacgttttatgttagagtttgaaaagttaagaatcgaaaatcattaatgaagaagcggcttttaaatttttattgccgATTATGTtctatgaaataaatgtattgaggcagaaatcaatgtcagtgatcaaaattaagatttgaatgagttttgacttaggtcagagcaataatatatgaaatatccgcgaaaaatattaaaaactgggttttttcaattttttgctgacaatatgattaaaactaaagaacaagttagatgacattcaatgatgatcgaaagagactataaagagaaagagttggtatgatttcacacacattttagcacattatattttgatttatccgaaaaaaataacattttatcttattattttaactttttagcgccgatatcttttgttaattaaccgattttgacgtttaaggtggcaatcagcgcgttttcttgaattatagagctgattaaaatttGGAATCGATTGGTTCAGCCGTTCCgaagatatttggaaaaaaaccgttttttaccatttctttctccaacgatctctcgaacaaattaatcGATTGAGGTGGTTGAGgtcgcattcgacgcggcttataaagttctagagctgagtagtttttaaagtcgatcgttcaactcgtttctgagaaatcaataaaaaacaaagcaaaattttttttttcgtaattcgcaaATATTTTCAAGTCTACGTCCCCATGCAATTCtacgtggattttttttatagggttataataaaataaatataaacgtattatttttttgtactcaTTTTATTGATGAGgatattataatttacatGATTTAAGTACTCTTATATAATTGTCTGGTAATATAACGtgtaaatttcatagaatatatatagatagataatataataaagaattaataaagaatCACAATAAATCTACTAGTCCATAATTCAGTATTACAAACGACCTCAACATTCGACTAGAATTGATATacaatcatttaaattacttaatctattcattaattataaatattataaagtacataaatcattttatacaATGCCTAACATACAGctgattgttttattatttttttgtcaagtaCTATCTAGTTACATTCACATTAATATGATAAAACTATACGTATTactgttttaaatttgttgttattgtttttataaatataattaatttaaattaaatttaatagactcattaatttataaatctgtttttaaaaaaattaacagctTCCAATTTTATCCAATTTTATctggtataaaatttttaacgaaaaataataaatatttatttatatacaaataaacGTATAATTTGacgtattaattaatcaagtaCACAGtatgaaacaataaaataattgagcaAATCGATAAACTGTACTTACAAATTATCGTAcacaaaaacaattaaaacaaatatttacagttaaattaaattaatataattttacatgaaattaaaacaataacgacataacaatttaatttaataaatctaataaatatttgagttttgttatttttaataaaaaatttaattttaaaaatatttttctttttttatgaaaatgattttatgACAGATTCTAAAATGATTTTAGAgtccaatttttaataattataattattctgatagaataaataattaattatttataaaattaacaacaatgagttaaacttttttttttaaattaataaaaaaataattggactCTAATAATATCACTCTTAGTATTTAGTCGATtagacaaatatataaatgccattctaatgatttttaaatattaaaaagatACTTTATATGAGAATATAAAACtctaaaaagttaaaaagtaattaaacatttttcccatcatttttttttctttttcgtatCAAACATTTCACGTCTTTTGAATataataacaaacttttttagacTCATActcattttgttttattaaaacgTTGTTTAAATCTATGAAAGCatgtcaaaaattataaattgagtaTATTCAAGGTACATTATTGCTTACGCTTGTATTTATCTATGTTTAATTTAAGCTGGAAAGAGAGTAAACGTTGGacgaagtattttttttttgtaaattattttccagacgaaaaaatatttaatttaaatgaattaggAAACTGTAAATGAGGTCAAGATTCATATATTAAACGTTGATAGTGAGGAAAAATTTCCCATGTTGGTAAATGTAATCCAAATTCAAGTGCGACTAGCACCGCAAATTCCGATGCAATAAGATCCTTACGATTTAAACGAAAGACACTTTCAGTTCTCTGTAATTgttttaatgttaataattttttaatgaaataaaatattttatgtaattcaTGCCGAAGAATATGCCGCTCACTGTCTAAAGTCAgcctcataaatttttatattaaaatacaatccTTTCTGATTGGTCAAAAGAGtagtttaatatatattaaaacactcatttttatattaagccaCTACATTTTAGTGAAAGGGCAGAGTATATCCCTACTCATTGATTCTtatgattgataattaatCTATCACTTTTCTCTCTGATGACGTCACGTTGAATTTAGCTGCCTTATTAACAGGACCTAAATCTCCAGACTGCACATGCGCATTCAATTAATCAGCACACGCAGGTGTAGATCAAGGCAACGTCAGCGCCAGctgaattttataaccttACATACCTCTATTAATTGATACGACAATACactaaaaatgactttttttattgcaagttAAGGGAGTTTTCAGACAATACCCCCGCcccttttttaaatattcaatgacctcGAACTGTCATAACTGTACTAGAATTTcgttaattacttaaaaaataattgaagcattaattgaaaaaaggacaacgcaATTACAATGTCGTCGAAATATagatttggaaaaaaattacttacagtgaTTATCAATCAGGAGTTGaacgaaatttatttgacaaatttcagtaaaattttcatgttaatattataattcgaattttcaaattttgtaggctaaaatttgtttaacaaattttgtttgactcctaattgataaaaactgtaagtaattgttaattaatgccacaatttttttttttttaatcaataaaattataataccgTCATGACAATTGAGAGTAATATTTATGAAagtgggggcactgtctgagaaaaCCCTCAAgttttttcaagtgaataatATTAAGAGTATCCAATTTCATAAAgtataaatcttttttaataataatacagttaattatttttataactctgACTTAAGACATCTAACGGCGTTTTTCTTCGTGCATTCATTACATAAACTTTGTATACATCTAGTGAGATCGAGTATAATACCGATTCCACATAATGTATAAGATACTGTTATTAAGTTataatactattttatttataaaattacctcAATAAGTGATTTAAGTACTTCACCCTTTACGTCATTGAGCTTTGCTGCTAATAGTAAACAAGCTCCAGCACATAATTTACGAGTTTGTTTTGTAACCACATTACGCAGTATAAGCTTTTCAAAATAGACATATGCCATTGCAACTGTTAATAAATCTATTCCATATTCTAATTTTGCTATTTTTCGCATTTCACGTTTTAAACTAtagtaacaaataaatattatttattattattattgtttagaTCTAGACATAATTACGTTTCTACTCAATTTTTCTACTCTAGTACAAAATCATTGATTCtttttatcagtaaaaattctattaagaATATTTTCTATTCATACCAGTTTTATCCTCAAGATTTTAAGGGCTAAACCTAAAAAagttatggaaaaaaattccatggATAGAAATGTttaatagtttataaattcgagcagaaaaatttcgAGTAGAGACGTAATAATTCTCAGAACCAGTTTAAAATCATATagttttttcatgataccagcatcgaaacttcaAGTTACAGTGGCTGTACAGCCGTCGAAACAAATTAAGTTTAGCTCGATTGGGAATAGCTTCAGTCAGCGAGCAGAAACAAATTTGTTTCGTCCCTTGAGAAGTACCACGCGTctttacataagaataaacAGAGAAAAGAAAACCACGTTGCCAGATCGGAGAATCAACGCAATGAGAATATTTTGGACCTCTGCGCATGTGAGAGCAAGCGAAAAAGTACACTTTGAGATG is a window encoding:
- the LOC130667919 gene encoding homeobox protein 9-like, with amino-acid sequence MMMITEDVVSFQKGLMDWLTEESEYVLQRLDRWTSIARGYNRLYPQRLSRGCMTMQKEPDDESWRHSPSFHTLTGSSSRRVTRIPDEVRKINCCGTFNYQSNSRVDNSCLEAYRYDHSIYFKTIGDIKSSKNIKETENHECKEETLDCSDDQDLNDVSGDETLNDEIMNDLNDVESPMDEDSISNNEITWFDKNYCEVLNQEFSRNCCIDQTTDTFIDHKYDCLNNNNNNNNDNNNNNNEVQCQNLNNNSSSSTNLSTEIMNTNQMTSVEEKNQDNGVTRILSFGKSNRRTKNIKQSKVLGDNNISWPGVLFSYNVDSSLASSHHRVLNVK